One genomic region from Fictibacillus marinisediminis encodes:
- the pabA gene encoding aminodeoxychorismate/anthranilate synthase component II: protein MILMIDNYDSFTYNLVQYLGELGEELVVKRNDEITLEEIEALQPDFLMISPGPCSPNEAGISMGAIKRFAGKIPIFGVCLGHQSIAQVFGGDVIRSERLMHGKTSEISHDGKTIFNGLEKVFTATRYHSLIVKKETLPECFSVSAWTPEGEIMAIRHKALPVEGVQFHPESIMTEAGKKLLRNFIDQYKNKGNMVCTSQ from the coding sequence ATGATTTTAATGATTGATAACTACGATTCATTCACGTACAACCTTGTACAATATTTAGGAGAGCTGGGAGAAGAGCTTGTCGTCAAGAGAAACGATGAGATCACTCTCGAAGAAATCGAGGCGCTTCAGCCGGATTTTTTGATGATCTCGCCGGGCCCTTGTTCACCGAACGAAGCTGGAATCAGTATGGGAGCCATTAAGCGCTTTGCAGGTAAGATTCCGATTTTTGGTGTATGCCTAGGGCATCAATCCATCGCCCAAGTATTTGGAGGAGATGTCATTCGCTCCGAACGTCTGATGCATGGAAAGACCTCAGAGATTTCTCATGACGGAAAGACCATTTTCAACGGGCTTGAAAAAGTATTTACTGCTACGAGATACCACTCTCTCATTGTAAAGAAAGAAACACTGCCAGAATGTTTCAGTGTGTCAGCATGGACCCCTGAAGGAGAAATTATGGCCATTCGCCATAAGGCGCTTCCGGTAGAAGGTGTACAATTTCACCCTGAGTCGATCATGACAGAAGCAGGCAAAAAGCTGCTGCGGAATTTTATCGATCAATACAAAAATAAAGGGAACATGGTATGTACCTCTCAATAG
- the pabC gene encoding aminodeoxychorismate lyase has protein sequence MYLSIDGKLVSKNEASISPLDHGYMYGLGAFETVRVYNGHPFLWEEHMKRLKEALVELNIKHELDSAAAWIDTRRLMRRNKWKNAYIRFNISAGAGEIGLQTDPYLNPTVIIYGKPLPEQGPFNEKELVVLQTRRNTPEGRIRLKSHHYLNSILGKRELNRPHEQEGLFLTEDGFVSEGTVSNVFWIKDGVLYTPSINTGILNGITRQFVMASAAKMGMPAEEGLYSSLDVQNADEIFLTNSIQEIVPVRTFQGKDFPGAGGQTAQSLLFLYHSCSKSLWSIDELFEGRTYYGTDSNSQEY, from the coding sequence ATGTACCTCTCAATAGATGGAAAACTTGTAAGTAAAAATGAAGCTTCTATCTCTCCGTTGGATCATGGATATATGTATGGCCTCGGTGCATTTGAAACCGTCAGAGTCTACAATGGACATCCATTTCTTTGGGAAGAACATATGAAGCGTTTAAAAGAAGCGCTTGTTGAGCTGAATATAAAGCATGAACTGGACAGTGCGGCTGCCTGGATCGATACAAGGCGTTTAATGCGGCGGAACAAATGGAAGAATGCTTATATCCGCTTCAATATTTCAGCAGGAGCAGGTGAGATCGGCCTGCAGACAGACCCTTATTTAAACCCGACTGTCATTATTTACGGCAAACCACTGCCGGAACAGGGTCCTTTTAACGAAAAAGAGCTTGTCGTGCTTCAGACAAGGCGGAACACCCCTGAAGGAAGAATACGCTTGAAGTCCCATCATTATTTGAACAGCATCCTCGGTAAAAGGGAGTTGAACAGGCCTCATGAGCAGGAAGGCCTGTTTTTGACAGAAGATGGATTTGTCAGCGAAGGAACCGTTTCAAATGTTTTTTGGATAAAAGATGGTGTACTTTATACCCCTTCCATAAATACAGGAATTCTGAACGGAATCACGAGGCAGTTCGTCATGGCCAGTGCGGCCAAGATGGGAATGCCGGCAGAAGAGGGTCTATATTCGTCCCTTGATGTACAAAATGCGGACGAGATTTTTTTAACAAATTCGATACAGGAAATCGTCCCGGTTCGCACCTTTCAAGGAAAGGACTTTCCGGGTGCTGGTGGGCAGACGGCCCAATCGCTTTTATTTCTTTATCATTCATGCAGCAAAAGTCTATGGAGCATTGATGAATTGTTTGAAGGGAGAACCTATTATGGGACAGACAGTAACAGCCAAGAATATTAA
- the folP gene encoding dihydropteroate synthase yields the protein MGQTVTAKNINHLISCGPYTLDLSKKTYVMGILNATPDSFSDGGRYNTIQRAVEHAKQMVEDGADIIDIGGESTRPGGEKVGAEEELRRVVPVIEAVSREVSVPISIDTYKAEVAEKAILAGAHIINDVWGAKADDQMASTAAKLNVPIILMHNRSDRDYAELMPDIIADLNKSIAIVSKEGVKPENIILDPGIGFAKTYEQNLETMRNLDQIVAMGYPVLLGTSRKSMIGNALDLPVDERMEGTGATVCLGIERGCTIVRVHDVKEMSRMARMMDAMLGKRMKTHG from the coding sequence ATGGGACAGACAGTAACAGCCAAGAATATTAATCATCTCATATCCTGTGGCCCATACACGCTGGATCTATCCAAGAAAACCTATGTCATGGGAATATTAAATGCCACTCCGGATTCCTTTTCTGATGGCGGCAGATACAACACGATTCAACGAGCAGTTGAGCATGCCAAGCAAATGGTAGAAGACGGAGCCGATATTATTGATATCGGGGGAGAATCCACCCGTCCAGGCGGTGAGAAGGTTGGAGCAGAGGAAGAGTTAAGGCGTGTCGTCCCGGTAATTGAGGCAGTCTCCCGCGAAGTGAGCGTTCCGATTTCCATCGATACGTACAAAGCAGAAGTCGCTGAAAAAGCCATTCTTGCCGGAGCCCATATCATTAATGATGTATGGGGAGCTAAGGCGGATGATCAGATGGCCTCCACAGCAGCAAAGCTCAACGTACCCATCATCCTTATGCATAATCGGAGTGATCGTGATTATGCAGAATTGATGCCTGATATCATTGCCGATCTGAACAAGAGCATCGCCATTGTTTCGAAAGAAGGCGTGAAGCCGGAGAACATCATTTTAGATCCTGGAATCGGTTTTGCCAAAACATATGAGCAGAACCTTGAAACGATGAGGAACCTCGACCAGATCGTGGCGATGGGATATCCCGTACTCCTAGGAACATCAAGAAAATCCATGATCGGGAATGCCCTCGATCTTCCGGTGGATGAACGAATGGAAGGAACGGGCGCCACAGTATGCCTTGGCATTGAACGGGGATGTACGATTGTACGCGTCCATGATGTAAAAGAAATGAGCCGCATGGCAAGAATGATGGATGCCATGCTCGGAAAAAGGATGAAGACGCATGGATAA
- the folB gene encoding dihydroneopterin aldolase, with amino-acid sequence MDKIYMNGLSFYGYHGVFPEENKLGQRFFADLILEMDLQAAGTTDDLEKTVNYGDIYSTVKEIVEGEPKKLVETVTESIASALLSSYPLIQQCTVKVTKPDPPIPGHYDSVAIEITRSRA; translated from the coding sequence ATGGATAAAATATATATGAACGGCCTTTCGTTTTATGGCTATCATGGTGTTTTTCCTGAAGAGAATAAACTGGGCCAGCGATTTTTCGCCGATCTGATTCTTGAGATGGATCTTCAGGCAGCCGGTACAACGGATGACCTTGAAAAAACAGTGAACTACGGTGACATTTATTCAACGGTAAAAGAAATTGTAGAAGGCGAACCGAAGAAATTGGTTGAAACGGTAACGGAAAGCATTGCCTCTGCCCTTCTTTCCAGTTACCCGCTGATTCAGCAATGCACGGTTAAAGTTACTAAACCGGATCCGCCTATCCCGGGCCATTATGACTCTGTTGCCATAGAGATAACCCGGAGCAGAGCCTGA
- the folK gene encoding 2-amino-4-hydroxy-6-hydroxymethyldihydropteridine diphosphokinase, translating into MMNSVYLSLGSNLGNREEYIQKAIDALNDHPAIKVETISSLYETEPVGYTDQPPFLNLAVKLQTSLSAEDLLSITQEIENHLERTRKIRWGPRTIDLDILLYNSERIQSEQLHIPHPRMLERAFVMIPLFEIAPDLTFPDTDVSLDDVFRQLQNKEGVHIWKRKSGAGEYGPFEN; encoded by the coding sequence CTGATGAATAGTGTTTACCTTTCGCTTGGTTCCAACCTTGGGAACCGGGAAGAGTATATCCAGAAGGCGATCGATGCATTAAATGACCATCCCGCTATTAAAGTGGAAACGATATCATCACTGTATGAAACAGAACCGGTCGGCTACACCGATCAGCCTCCTTTTCTGAATCTGGCGGTAAAACTGCAGACGAGCCTGTCTGCTGAAGATTTACTGAGCATAACCCAGGAAATCGAGAACCATCTGGAAAGAACACGGAAAATCAGATGGGGTCCCAGAACAATCGACCTTGACATTTTGTTGTATAATAGTGAACGTATACAGTCAGAACAGCTGCACATTCCGCATCCCCGTATGCTGGAACGTGCTTTTGTGATGATTCCGTTATTTGAGATTGCTCCAGATCTCACATTCCCAGATACAGACGTATCATTGGATGACGTCTTCAGACAGCTGCAGAATAAAGAAGGTGTGCATATATGGAAGAGGAAAAGTGGGGCAGGAGAATACGGGCCTTTCGAAAACTGA
- a CDS encoding helix-turn-helix domain-containing protein, giving the protein MEEEKWGRRIRAFRKLKGYTQEGLAKDLGISVSILGEVERGNRKPKEELMIKIATIFQVSIDELTQDHVQK; this is encoded by the coding sequence ATGGAAGAGGAAAAGTGGGGCAGGAGAATACGGGCCTTTCGAAAACTGAAAGGCTATACACAAGAAGGCCTTGCGAAGGACTTGGGGATCTCTGTTTCTATACTTGGAGAAGTAGAACGCGGAAACCGCAAACCGAAGGAAGAACTTATGATTAAGATTGCAACGATCTTTCAGGTTTCTATAGATGAATTAACGCAAGACCATGTTCAAAAATAA
- the dusB gene encoding tRNA dihydrouridine synthase DusB yields the protein MLKIGAITMKNPVVLAPMAGVCNPAFRLIAKDFGAGLVCAEMVSDKGILYENEKSLKMLYVDEREKPLSLQIFGGERESLVAAAKYVDKNTNADIIDINMGCPVPKITKCDAGARWLLDPNKIYEMVAATVDAVQKPVTVKMRVGWDEDHIFAVQNAQAVERAGGAAVSVHGRTRVQMYEGKANWDIIKQVKESVSIPVIGNGDISTPHDAKHALETYGVDGVMIGRAALGNPWMLYRTVQFLETGEIPAEPTPREKIDICMLHMDRLIDLKGEDVAVREMRKHAAWYLKGLPKTGTVRNEVNTKTTRDEMSKLLYGYIEEVEAKQQGKVS from the coding sequence ATGTTGAAAATCGGTGCTATTACCATGAAGAATCCCGTTGTGCTTGCACCTATGGCAGGTGTCTGCAACCCGGCATTCCGCCTGATCGCCAAAGATTTTGGAGCGGGGCTCGTTTGTGCCGAAATGGTAAGCGATAAAGGTATTCTGTACGAGAACGAAAAATCTTTAAAAATGCTGTATGTAGATGAGAGGGAAAAACCGCTCAGCCTTCAGATCTTTGGAGGAGAACGCGAATCTCTTGTTGCGGCAGCAAAGTATGTAGATAAAAATACAAATGCCGATATTATAGATATCAATATGGGCTGCCCTGTGCCTAAGATCACGAAATGTGATGCTGGAGCAAGATGGCTGTTAGACCCAAACAAAATCTATGAGATGGTTGCAGCTACAGTAGATGCTGTGCAAAAGCCGGTTACTGTAAAAATGCGTGTCGGCTGGGATGAAGACCATATCTTCGCTGTGCAAAACGCACAGGCGGTGGAACGTGCCGGCGGTGCTGCAGTATCTGTGCACGGGCGCACGCGCGTGCAGATGTATGAAGGAAAAGCGAACTGGGACATTATCAAGCAAGTAAAAGAAAGTGTTTCGATTCCGGTAATCGGAAACGGAGACATCTCTACTCCGCACGATGCCAAACATGCGCTTGAAACCTATGGCGTAGATGGCGTTATGATCGGCCGCGCGGCGCTTGGCAACCCATGGATGCTTTATCGCACCGTTCAGTTCCTTGAAACAGGAGAAATTCCTGCAGAACCGACACCAAGAGAAAAGATCGATATTTGCATGCTTCATATGGACCGCCTCATTGATCTCAAGGGTGAAGATGTGGCCGTTCGTGAGATGCGCAAACACGCTGCATGGTATTTAAAAGGCCTTCCTAAAACAGGAACGGTCCGAAACGAAGTAAATACAAAAACAACAAGGGATGAAATGAGCAAGCTCCTCTACGGCTATATTGAAGAAGTAGAAGCTAAACAGCAAGGTAAAGTGAGCTGA
- a CDS encoding GreA/GreB family elongation factor, producing MNHETVLLTNEGTRRLKHELRSLIEEKVHCRTEDEGLFLDKRIKQLEQVLFHARILSSEKEPGQTAEVGSTITLLELEFQDEMTYTIVHPFEADPREFKIAADSPVAQAVIGKPLNAKIHISLPGGHISYKIINIQNCKR from the coding sequence ATGAACCATGAAACGGTTTTGCTTACGAACGAAGGCACCAGGAGGCTAAAGCATGAGCTTAGAAGTTTAATCGAGGAAAAAGTACACTGCCGCACTGAGGATGAAGGCCTTTTTTTAGACAAGAGGATCAAACAGCTCGAACAAGTCCTGTTCCATGCCCGGATTCTCTCCAGTGAAAAAGAGCCCGGACAAACGGCGGAAGTAGGTTCTACAATCACATTGCTGGAACTTGAATTTCAGGATGAGATGACGTATACGATCGTACATCCATTTGAAGCCGATCCGAGAGAGTTTAAAATTGCCGCGGATTCCCCGGTAGCCCAAGCGGTAATCGGCAAGCCTCTGAACGCTAAGATTCATATCTCCCTTCCGGGGGGCCATATTTCATATAAAATCATAAACATACAAAATTGCAAAAGGTAG
- the lysS gene encoding lysine--tRNA ligase, which translates to MSQDLELNDLLRVRREKMNSIRESGKDPFGTKYIRTHTAADITEQYQDLSKEDLEEQGIEVTIAGRIMTKRGKGKAGFAHVQDLTGQIQIYVRTDAVGEDQYELFNTIDIGDIVGITGTVFKTKVGELSVKAKDFQLLTKSLRPLPDKFHGLKDVEQRYRQRYVDLIMNPEVKDTFIARSKIIRSMRRYLDDHGYLEVETPTMHSIPGGASARPFITHHNALDMELYMRIAIELHLKRLIVGGLEKVYEIGRVFRNEGVSTRHNPEFTMIELYEAYADYHDIMELTENLIAHIAKEVHGSTTVKYGEYEVDLEPRWKRVHMVDAVKEATGVDFWPQMSREEAFALAKEHNVPVKENMSYGHIVNEFFEHFVEETLIQPTFVYGHPVEISPLAKKNPEDERFTDRFELFIVGREHANAFSELNDPIDQRERFEAQLKERDQGNDEAHMMDEDFVEALEYGMPPTGGLGIGIDRLIMLLTDSPSIRDVLLFPQMRHTDK; encoded by the coding sequence ATGAGCCAGGATTTAGAATTAAATGATTTGCTGCGTGTCCGCAGAGAAAAAATGAACAGCATCCGTGAAAGCGGGAAAGATCCGTTCGGCACTAAATATATCCGCACCCATACAGCGGCAGACATTACTGAGCAATATCAGGATCTATCGAAAGAAGACCTGGAGGAGCAAGGCATTGAAGTAACCATTGCTGGACGCATCATGACCAAGCGCGGAAAAGGGAAAGCCGGATTTGCGCACGTTCAGGATCTGACTGGACAAATTCAAATCTATGTAAGAACCGATGCAGTAGGCGAGGATCAGTATGAGCTGTTCAACACGATCGATATCGGTGACATTGTCGGAATTACTGGTACGGTCTTTAAAACTAAAGTTGGAGAGCTTTCTGTAAAAGCGAAAGACTTTCAGCTGCTTACGAAATCACTTCGTCCGCTGCCTGACAAATTCCACGGCCTTAAAGATGTGGAACAGCGCTATCGCCAGCGTTATGTAGATTTAATCATGAACCCTGAAGTAAAAGACACATTCATCGCCCGCAGTAAAATAATCCGTTCAATGAGACGCTACCTGGATGATCACGGCTACTTGGAAGTAGAAACGCCAACCATGCATTCTATTCCTGGCGGTGCATCTGCACGTCCGTTCATTACGCACCATAACGCGCTTGATATGGAGCTTTACATGCGGATCGCTATCGAGCTTCATTTGAAACGCCTGATCGTCGGCGGTTTGGAAAAGGTTTATGAGATTGGCCGGGTATTCAGAAACGAAGGAGTATCTACTCGTCATAATCCTGAATTTACAATGATAGAACTTTATGAAGCCTATGCAGATTATCATGATATTATGGAACTTACTGAAAATCTTATCGCTCATATTGCTAAAGAAGTACACGGCAGCACGACTGTGAAATACGGTGAATACGAAGTTGACCTCGAACCTCGCTGGAAACGGGTGCACATGGTTGATGCAGTAAAAGAAGCAACAGGTGTAGACTTCTGGCCGCAGATGAGCAGGGAAGAAGCATTCGCCCTTGCTAAAGAACATAATGTTCCTGTGAAAGAAAACATGTCTTATGGGCATATTGTGAACGAGTTCTTTGAACACTTCGTCGAAGAGACGCTCATTCAGCCTACATTTGTATATGGCCACCCAGTTGAGATTTCTCCGCTTGCTAAGAAGAATCCTGAAGATGAAAGATTCACTGACCGGTTTGAATTGTTTATCGTGGGCCGTGAGCACGCTAACGCATTTTCTGAGCTTAATGATCCAATCGATCAAAGAGAGCGTTTTGAAGCACAGCTCAAAGAGCGTGACCAAGGGAACGATGAGGCTCACATGATGGATGAGGACTTTGTAGAAGCGCTTGAGTACGGTATGCCTCCTACTGGCGGCCTGGGGATCGGAATCGATCGCCTTATCATGCTTTTGACAGACTCACCTTCAATCCGTGATGTACTGTTATTCCCGCAAATGCGCCATACCGACAAGTAA
- a CDS encoding CtsR family transcriptional regulator: MKNISDIIEAYLKQVIAGSNETFIEIKRTDIAEKFQCVPSQINYVINTRFTVEKGFVVESKRGGGGYIRIIKVKTENYVDLIDQLLLLINDRISQGNAENVILRLLDEQIVSEREARIMLSVTDRSVLHVLDLPERDQLRAELLKAMIRTLKFRTR; this comes from the coding sequence TTGAAAAACATCTCAGACATCATTGAAGCATATTTAAAGCAGGTCATCGCGGGATCAAATGAGACGTTCATTGAAATCAAGCGTACGGATATTGCTGAAAAGTTCCAGTGTGTCCCTTCCCAAATTAATTATGTTATCAACACCCGTTTTACGGTGGAAAAAGGCTTTGTTGTAGAGAGTAAACGGGGCGGCGGGGGATACATTCGAATCATTAAAGTCAAAACAGAGAATTACGTCGACCTTATTGATCAGCTGCTGCTTCTTATCAATGATCGTATTTCACAAGGAAACGCGGAGAATGTTATTTTGCGGTTGCTTGATGAGCAGATCGTATCCGAACGCGAGGCGAGGATTATGCTAAGCGTGACAGATCGCTCTGTTTTACACGTGTTAGACCTTCCTGAACGTGATCAGCTACGAGCCGAATTATTAAAAGCAATGATTCGGACATTAAAATTTAGAACCAGATAA
- a CDS encoding UvrB/UvrC motif-containing protein, with protein sequence MFCQECHERPATLHFTKIVNGKKTEFHICEHCAKEKGEFLPGSNTFSIHQLLSGLLYGDPSISGTASSGLSQQSVLACPQCGMTYNQFAKSGRFGCSHCYEVFDSKLDPILKRVHGGNTRHAGKIPKRIGSGLQEKRELEKLKQAMQQYILNEEFEKAAETRDQIRLLEKQKHREKGE encoded by the coding sequence ATGTTCTGCCAGGAATGTCATGAGCGGCCTGCCACTTTACACTTTACGAAGATTGTAAACGGCAAGAAAACAGAATTCCATATTTGTGAGCATTGTGCAAAAGAAAAAGGAGAATTCCTTCCGGGGTCGAATACTTTCTCTATTCATCAGCTGCTCTCTGGATTGCTTTATGGAGATCCTTCCATTTCGGGAACGGCTTCTTCAGGACTTTCTCAACAGTCGGTCCTCGCTTGCCCTCAGTGCGGCATGACCTACAATCAGTTTGCCAAATCCGGCAGATTTGGCTGCAGCCATTGCTACGAAGTTTTTGATTCGAAGCTGGACCCTATTTTAAAGAGGGTGCATGGCGGGAATACAAGACATGCCGGGAAAATTCCGAAACGGATTGGCAGCGGGCTTCAAGAAAAACGCGAATTGGAAAAATTAAAGCAAGCGATGCAGCAGTATATCTTAAATGAGGAATTTGAGAAAGCGGCAGAGACCCGTGATCAAATTCGGCTTTTGGAAAAGCAAAAGCACCGGGAAAAGGGGGAATAG
- a CDS encoding protein arginine kinase, producing the protein MSLEHFISEAISPWMKKEGPDSDIVLSSRIRLARNLEKYNFPDLASKEESEAVIQTLAGACKEKSCGNFGEFEILHLDQLKSLAKRVLVEKHLISPHLAEQSKFGAVMLNHDESVSIMVNEEDHLRIQCLFSGFQLNEALTLAAELDDWIEQKVDYAFDEERGYLTSCPTNVGTGLRASVMMHLPALVLTKQISRIIPAINQLGLVVRGIYGEGTEAQGNVFQISNQITLGKSEEDIVEDLRGVVLQLIQQERTARKTLQDGLKIQLEDRIFRSYGVLANSRIIQSKEAAQCLSDVRLGIDLGIVEGISRSILNELMILTQPGFLQQYANEMLNPDERDIRRATLIRERIKLEEA; encoded by the coding sequence ATGTCACTTGAACATTTTATAAGTGAAGCTATCAGTCCCTGGATGAAAAAAGAAGGACCTGATTCAGATATTGTGTTAAGCAGCAGAATCCGGCTGGCCCGAAATCTCGAAAAGTATAATTTTCCAGATCTGGCTTCCAAGGAGGAATCTGAGGCTGTTATTCAGACATTAGCGGGGGCTTGTAAGGAAAAAAGCTGCGGGAATTTCGGAGAGTTTGAAATTCTTCATCTCGACCAGCTAAAATCTCTCGCAAAAAGGGTATTGGTAGAGAAGCACTTAATCAGCCCTCATCTTGCAGAACAATCAAAGTTTGGTGCAGTGATGCTTAATCATGATGAGTCTGTGAGCATCATGGTCAATGAAGAAGACCATCTCCGGATCCAGTGCCTTTTTTCGGGTTTCCAGCTGAATGAGGCTTTAACCCTCGCAGCTGAATTGGATGACTGGATCGAACAAAAGGTGGATTATGCGTTTGATGAGGAACGAGGCTACTTGACCAGCTGCCCGACGAATGTTGGAACAGGATTGCGTGCTTCCGTTATGATGCATCTGCCAGCTCTGGTCTTAACGAAACAAATCAGCCGTATTATACCGGCCATCAACCAGCTGGGTCTCGTAGTCCGTGGGATATATGGGGAAGGAACGGAAGCTCAGGGCAATGTTTTTCAAATCTCCAACCAGATAACCCTTGGAAAATCAGAAGAAGATATTGTGGAGGATTTGCGGGGTGTGGTCCTTCAGCTTATTCAGCAAGAGAGAACTGCAAGAAAAACTCTGCAGGACGGTTTAAAAATCCAGCTTGAAGACCGGATCTTCAGGTCGTATGGAGTTCTGGCGAACAGCCGGATCATCCAATCGAAGGAAGCTGCACAGTGCCTATCCGACGTCAGGCTGGGAATAGACCTTGGGATTGTTGAAGGAATTTCCCGATCCATATTAAATGAATTAATGATACTTACACAACCGGGCTTTTTGCAGCAATATGCCAATGAAATGTTGAATCCTGATGAGCGTGATATCCGTAGGGCAACGCTAATAAGGGAAAGAATCAAACTTGAAGAAGCTTAA